From the genome of Vicia villosa cultivar HV-30 ecotype Madison, WI linkage group LG2, Vvil1.0, whole genome shotgun sequence, one region includes:
- the LOC131646179 gene encoding uncharacterized protein LOC131646179, with amino-acid sequence MLVKDKPVVNQLKVEWVAATTVNSHQLCAPVNHIKESVDEAVLVDDSDIVTDPEITSKLHPEPVTPTAKRQNPNPSSESTSLATHSEGDLSSTKLKKPTRITRKLVKIEK; translated from the exons ATGTTAGTGAAAGATAAACCTGTTGTTAATCAACTAAAAGTTGAATGGGTGGCTGCAACTACAGTTAATTCACATCAGCTATGTGCCCCTGTGAACCAT ATCAAGGAGAGTGTTGATGAGGCTGTTCTTGTTGATGATTCCGACATTGTTACG GATCCTGAAATTACTTCTAAATTGCACCCTGAACCAGTCACACCTACGGCAAAAAGACAGAACCCGAATCCATCCAGTGAATCTACCAGCCTTGCAACACACAGCGAAGGAGATTTGTCTTCAACAAAACTTAAGAAACCAACGAGAATCACTAGGAAATTAGTGAAGATTGAAAAATAG
- the LOC131649060 gene encoding uncharacterized protein LOC131649060: MLTVAKGLTSYEEIRKVSETQYETFREACFAMGFLDDDREYICALKEKESWIILSDGLLYEQKLIANNPDLTLPDEAIQQLTLIEIEKMLQLNHRTLHDYKPIPYPNGYVIQQLGKRLIYDERQYNIQDMKAEFDKLFKCLTDEQRKIYDQIMDVVNKQKGGVFFLHGYGGTSKTYMWRTLASVLRSKHEICLTVATSGIASLLLPGGRTAHSKFKLPVPCVENSTCKINFNDDSAGLLREANLIIWDEAPMAHKYCFETLDRTLKDVMSNYSNSDSVFGGKVVIFGGDFRQILPVVPGGSRSEIIHSTINASYICGPSEQDKKEIVDFSDWLLKIGEGRISKPNDGYANIDIPPELLITNFNDPILAIVESTYPYFLNCYQSCDYLKNRAILASTLDIVDKINDHVLAMMPGEIRDYYSSNSVDRSEIHDSNILQVLSPEFLSSLRTSSLPNHHLKLKVGTPIMLMRNIDQSQGLCNWTRLIVTKMATHVLEAKLMGDNNNGKVIYIPQMDMSPSQSPWPFKLSRRQFPVIIAYAMTINKSQGQSLDWVGLYTS, from the exons ATGTTGACTGTAGCAAAGGGACTAACTAGCTATGAAGAAATCAGGAAGGTCAGTGAAACACAATATGAAACCTTTCGAGAAGCATGCTTTGCAATGGGATTTTTAGATGATGATCGAGAATACATTTGTGCGTTAAAGGAG AAAGAATCATGGATTATATTGTCGGATGGTCTCTTGTACGAGCAAAAACTCATTGCCAACAATCCAG ATTTAACATTACCGGATGAGGCAATCCAGCAGCTGACATTGATAGAGATCGAAAAAATGCTGCAACTGAACCATCGTACTCTACATGATTACAAGCCCATCCCTTATCCAAATGGCTATGTTATTCAACAGTTGGGAAAACGACTTATATACGATGAAAGACAGTACAATATCCAGGACATGAAGGCGGAATTTGATAAGCTATTCAAATGTCTCACTG ATGAACAGAGGAAGATTTATGACCAAATAATGGATGTCGTTAACAAACAGAAAGGTGGTGTCTTCTTCCTGCACGGTTATGGCGGAACCAGTAAGACATATATGTGGAGAACACTTGCAAGTGTATTGAGATCTAAGCATGAGATTTGTCTTACTGTTGCAACAAGTGGGATAGCATCTCTTTTGTTGCCAGGAGGTCGTACAGCTCATTCAAAGTTCAAGTTGCCGGTTCCATGTGTCGAAAACTcaacttgcaaaattaatttcaatgacGACAGCGCTGGTCTTCTGAGGGAGGCAAATCTAATTATATGGGACGAGGCACCAATGGCACACAAATATTGTTTTGAAACGCTGGACAGGACTTTGAAGGATGTCATGAGTAATTACAGTAACTCCGATTCTGTTTTCGGCGGGAAGGTTGTGATTTTTGGTGGGGATTTCCGTCAGATATTACCCGTTGTACCCGGAGGAAGCCGTTCTGAAATTATCCATTCAACGATTAACGCTTCTTACATTTG CGGACCAAGTGAACAAGATAAAAAGGAAATTGTAGATTTTTCAGATTGGCTTTTAAAGATAGGAGAGGGAAGAATTTCGAAACCTAACGATGGTTATGCCAACATTGACATACCGCCCGAATTGTTAATTACAAACTTCAATGACCCTATTCTTGCCATCGTCGAGAGTACATATCCTTATTTCTTAAATTGTTACCAATCGTGTGATTATCTCAAAAATAGGGCCATTCTTGCTTCCACTTTGGACATTGTTGACAAAATCAATGACCATGTCCTTGCCATGATGCCAG GGGAAATACGAGATTACTACAGCTCTAACTCAGTTGATCGATCAGAAATTCATGACAGCAACATTCTTCAAGTGCTGAGCCCAGAATTCCTAAGCTCTTTAAGAACTTCTAGCCTACCCAACCATCACTTAAAGTTAAAGGTTGGAACACCAATCATGCTTATGCGAAACATTGATCAATCACAAGGTCTATGTAATTGGACGAGGCTTATAGTAACTAAAATGGCTACTCATGTCCTTGAGGCCAAATTGATGGGTGATAACAATAATGGAAAGGTTATATACATCCCGCAAATGGATATGTCCCCATCTCAATCTCCATGGCCATTCAAGTTATCGAGACGCCAATTTCCAGTTATTATAGCCTATGCCATGACCATTAACAAATCACAAGGCCAATCATTGGATTGGGTTGGACTTTATACCTCGTGA
- the LOC131646178 gene encoding uncharacterized protein LOC131646178, translating into MALIGKLCHSELEYSFTIAKLSSQKFPEIDPTFICRFNKSITKTWTILNNQGVHHVLIYNKDQVHPLIISGWKDVEAFYSCPSNVVLEVGYYMNDNFSILNIKNIVEIEQLPFYHSRSFFPNNIMVFDLGLTNVELSQTKLRLEEDFAEILKDYNYNCLNLCCDNGTRTILELANINTTYPTKLGPDWEEFCQTNMFKVGDTIRFRFDIRSPNKKCHVYKIH; encoded by the exons ATGGCTTTGATAGGAAAACTATGTCACAGTGAATTGGAATACTCCTTCACAATAGCAAAGCTATCTTCACag AAGTTTCCAGAAATTGATCCCACCTTTATATGTCGATTTAACAAAAGCATAACAAAAACATGGACCATCTTAAACAACCAAGGTGTGCATCACGTCCTAATCTATAACAAAGATCAAGTTCATCCACTTATAATTAGTGGATGGAAAGACGTTGAAGCATTTTATAGTTGCCCCTCTAATGTTGTTCTTGAAGTGGGTTACTATATGAATGACAATTTTAGCATCCTCAACATCAAAAATATAGTAGAAATCGAGCAATTACCCTTTTACCATAGCAGGTCTTTTTTCCCAAACAACATTATGGTTTTCGACCTTGGTCTAACAAATGTTGAACTATCACAAACAAAATTG AGATTGGAGGAGGACTTTGCTGAAATTTTAAAAGATTACAACTACAACTGTCTCAACTTGTGCTGTGATAATGGTACGAGGACAATCCTGGAATTAGCAAACATAAACACTACATACCCCACAAAGTTAGGACCCGACTGGGAAGAATTTTGTCAAACCAATATGTTCAAAGTTGGTGACACGATTAGGTTTAGATTTGATATCAGGTCTCCGAACAAAAAATGTCATGTATATAAAATCCATTAA